The nucleotide sequence TATACGGACCAGTTATGCTAATTGGTGTAAGTGCTTTAGATTTGGTTCCCAAAAAAGCATCGGGAACCGCAGCTGGATTTACTGGATTATTTGGATATCTAGGAGGAGAAGTTTGCGCTGAAGCTGTAATGGGTTTCGTTGTAGATAAATTTAAATGGAGTGGCGGATTCAATCTTCTTATTATATGTTCAATACTTTCTATAATATTTTTGGCATTTACATGGAATGTACATGACAGATCAAGAGATTCAGTTAAAGCTTAATAGCTTTTTATAAAAAATGGGCAGAGATATAAAATCTGCCCATTTTTATTTTATAAATTATCCTGATCAGTTAAAATTTGAGGTCCGTCTTTTGTTATAGCTATTGTATGCTCATACTGAGCTGACAGGCTCCCATCTAATGTACGTGCTGTCCATTCATTCTTATCTATAGTAACTCTATAATCACCTATATTTATCATAGGCTCTATTGTTATTACCATTCCTTCTCTAAGTTTTATGCCTCTACCTGGTTTACCATAGTGAGGTACAACTATATCATCATGCATCTTTTGTCCTATGCCATGGCCTGTATAATCTCTTACAACTGAATATCCGAGCGATTCAGCATAAGTCTGTATTTCATAACCTATGTCACCTATTCTGTTACCAACAATTGCCTTTTTTATTCCTCTATAAAGACATTCCTTTGTAACTTTCATGAGATCACTAGCTTCTTTTGATATATTTCCAACTTCATATGACCATGCAGAATCAGCAAGCCATCCATTGAGATTTACAACCATATCAATAGTTACAATATCTCCATTTTTTAAAGGTTTTTTAGTAGGAAATCCATGACACACTTCATCATTTACAGATGCACAAGTCGCATATGGGAAACCCATATAACCTTTTTCTTCTGGTGTTGCATTATGCTCTTTAAGGTATTCTTCTACGAATTTATCTATATCCATAGTAGTTATACCAGGTTTTATCATCTTTTTAATCTCTTTATGGCATGATGCTAATATTTTTCCGGCTTCTGCCATATATCCTATTTCTTTTTTAGTTTTTATATCTATCATTATTTGATCCCTCTATCTTGAATATTATCGTATATATCATTCAAAGTAATTTTAACATACATTAATTTCATATTCAATTATATATGTAGTATAGGGTTCGTAATTCCAAGGCAAATGTAGTAGGAAAAATATATAAATAATTAGTTTTCATACACTTTTGAAAATAATCCTCTTAATTCATTAGCTTCTATACTTTCCTTATTGCCTGATAAAACATTTATCATAGTAAAAATATCTTCGTCTAAATTTTCCCTTTTTCCATTTCCTT is from Clostridium fermenticellae and encodes:
- the map gene encoding type I methionyl aminopeptidase, whose translation is MIDIKTKKEIGYMAEAGKILASCHKEIKKMIKPGITTMDIDKFVEEYLKEHNATPEEKGYMGFPYATCASVNDEVCHGFPTKKPLKNGDIVTIDMVVNLNGWLADSAWSYEVGNISKEASDLMKVTKECLYRGIKKAIVGNRIGDIGYEIQTYAESLGYSVVRDYTGHGIGQKMHDDIVVPHYGKPGRGIKLREGMVITIEPMINIGDYRVTIDKNEWTARTLDGSLSAQYEHTIAITKDGPQILTDQDNL